The bacterium DNA segment GCCCGCTCACGGTGCGCCTGGAAAGCGCAGAGACGCGGCTAAGCCTGAGTTCGAAGGCCCTGGCCCTGCCCGACCTGCCCCTGGACAGCCTGGTCCGGGTGGAGCCGGAGAGCCTCGCCGGAGCTTTCAGTGGCAAGCTGGACCGGGCCGCGCTGAGCGTGGCGCTCTACGCCGGGGACAAGCGGGTGGCGGCCTGGCCGCTTACTGTCAACCGCTCTTTCACGCGCTACTACGACCTTGACAGCTCGGGGCGGGTGGATGTTTTCGACCTTCTGGCCCTGTTGCGCCGCCTGGGCCGCGGACCCGCCGCGGGGGCGGATGATACGCTCTACGACCTGAACGATGACGGCCGGGTGGATGTTTTCGATCTGCTGGCATTGCTCAGGAAATTGTAGTATCTTCTCATTCTGAAGGGTTTGTGGCAGACGGCCTGAAGGCAGGCCGGTTCGAGCCTGACAGGCGGCGACCGAGACAAAAATACTCGTTGAAATCATTAGGATATTGACAGTGGAAGGCAGACAGAGCGATGAAAAAGAAACAGATGGTGGTGATCCTCGATTTCGGCGCACAGTACAGCCAGCTCATCGCGCGCAGCGTGCGCGAGCAGCATGTCTACTGCGAGATACTGCCCTTCACGGTGAGCGCGGCGCGGCTGCGTGAGCTGGCCCCAGCGGCGATCATCCTCTCGGGCGGGCCCTCCAGTATCT contains these protein-coding regions:
- a CDS encoding dockerin type I domain-containing protein produces the protein YVDARTPDSLLYARLGRELTAENRYVYGTAVGTLGYRVNGELTDWEYGDSAHSRIMAWSLEIGTTGDDFWPPVSRTEYLCDQNLPFCYSLARLAGFAPRLDSLRVVYSGADSARFGVGFRLTNRGYPSNPGPLTVRLESAETRLSLSSKALALPDLPLDSLVRVEPESLAGAFSGKLDRAALSVALYAGDKRVAAWPLTVNRSFTRYYDLDSSGRVDVFDLLALLRRLGRGPAAGADDTLYDLNDDGRVDVFDLLALLRKL